The DNA sequence cttacgccatttaaggtaactgcTAAGAAACTAGACAAGGgttctcatactgagctaaagttagagccatatagccctcatggttataCTATAAATTCCCAGTGAACACATATAGATAAGATCTTATATAGGCAAAAACTATCTTTTAACATTCATTACATAGTCATTAagcatcttacaagatcatggttaagtcaagcactagcaaATTCTACCCCAATGTATAACCAAGAGGTGTCAAGGTATTCAAGGTATCAAATAGCTATGATTTCCCTACAGTGGGCAAggtagacacatgcatatgatatagatAATTAAGAGTAAATAGGTAACAAGAATAATCTcaagctatacttgccttgatcaaagtttTCCTACTGCTCCTGCTGGTCGTCAAATTACTGGTCTTGCTCACCGATGTACTGTTCACCGTCTATACTTGATCATCAAACAACAACACACAAAGAACGAAATCGGAGCCAATCATGCATAGCAAATAAGAACTACAACTAGGATAGTACACCAATAGTATAAAAACATGttcaaaagtttataaaaatcatTCTACGCATCGTTACGATCACACGGACGaaaagatcacaaaaatcagagttaaaacggaggagttatgaattttctaaaatttcctttagtaaaacaattaattaaataggacctCGAAATTATCCATGGGTAATTGCATACCTTTTCATGGTCTATCCTTTGTCTTCTAGGAGTACCAGATCCACTACAGTATTTTTATTTACTTTTCATTCTGGTAATGTAAGAAACTATCCGCACTTCACTCTTTTTCCTTGCAAAGGGGCACAAGGTTTTTAACGACGCACTACGGTGCTGTACCCTATAATGTAACATGTCATTCTCCCAAGCTAAGGTTCTGTTTGGTTCCCTTTGTTAAATTTTAGTCAGCTAGAATTATTATTAACTACTTTTTAGATGACTAGTATGACTAAACTACCCGCTCTCGTCGCTGAATCAGCAAGCAAAGATTTGCTACAAGCAGGGCTCCCCAACACGACCCCCCGCTGCCTCAGCATGCAGTTGTACGTGGCAAGGAAAACCAGAGAGTCCGGTCTCGTGTTGGTGGGTTAATTTTCTTGGGGCCGGCCGGGCTGCAACGCACGATGTCGGCCGGTTTTGTACAACAGAAGAATGATGAagaggcctgcccgaggacgaCGAATTGGAAGAAAGTCGTATAATTAGTACGTGGTTAATTAGTTTgttagagatagagatagagatagaggcCGGCCGGTAGGGTAACAACTAACTCTCATCGATCTCTATGCATATACCGCCTTTAATTTGATTTACCTCCTATATATTCAATAAGTACGAAAGCACGCGTTGTTTGTTAATTAGCAATCTCCGGTGGCGTGCAACATGATGAAGAAGCAGGTTAATTGTGGGCATCGTCGTTCTGTTTCTCCTCGTCGTCGGTGGTGCTGAGTGCCGACGCCATCGTGACCACCGTCGACATGGCCAGATGCTCTTTGTATTCGGGGACACCTTTGTGGACGCCGGCCGGCAACCTTGCACCGACGTCGGAGAAGAGCAAGGCGTCTCGTCAGTGGTTCTACCCCTACGGCCGCTCAGACTCTGCTCATCACAACAATCCAACCGGCCGAGTCTCCGATGGACTCGTGCAATCTGATTTCCtaggtacgtacgtacgtaatcTATCTCCGGCCATCATCTGCCATGTATAATTAATTGATTGGTCGTTCATTATATATAATTATTGTTCCTTGATGAATGATCGATCGATCTCTCGTGCGTGCATGATCGATCAGCAAGGATCCTAGGCTTGGACGAGTCCCCTCCGGCGGCGCACAGGCTCCAAGGACGACGTGGACGCATCTGGCGTCAACTTCGCAACGGCCGGGGCCAGCGCGTACGATAGCCTCTCGAGGCAGATTGATAAGCTGAGCAGGCTTGTGACGCGCGGAACCATCGAGGATCGGGACCTCGACGACTCGATCGGGGTTGCACTCATCGCCTTCAACGGCGCCGGCGACTATGCAAGCGTCACCGTATCCACCAGCTCCGACCAGGTGTGATATGCATGATGCTCGGTCACGACCACACACCATGCATTAGCTACGtacatctatatatatatatatatatataatgcccTTTTGGCAGGTAATGGCCTTGAGCGACAAGGTGACGGATGCCATTGCTGACGGCGTGAAGAGGCTACTGGACCTCTAGGCGTGTCCAAGGTGATCGATGGTGAACTCGCTGCCTCCCCTGGGCTGCATGCCGTTCGACACCCAGATGTTCAACTATGGCACCTGCGACCCTGCCGCCAATGCGGCCAGCGACGTCCACAACAAGGCTCTCAATAAGAAACTTGATCCACTCGACGACGTCCTCGTGCTCGACATCAACTCAATCTTTAGTGACCTTGCCAGGGGTAACTACATACAGGGCGTGTTGCACCGGCACCCATGAACGGGATGCTGACGGCGGCTACTGTGGACGTGAGGACGCCAGTGGCACACCTCAGTACACTCTATGCTCAAACCCTCAGGATTTCTTCTACTGGGATTACATGCACCCCACACAGGCCGGCTGGAACGCCGTCATGGACCGCCTCCAGGGATCCATCCATGATTTCTTACGCAACTAGCTAGTatcttgcatgcatgcatcatcgatcgagtattattattaattaattaattaggtggtgtaataataataaaatcagCTTATTTGCGAGCTGTTATTATTGGTCTCTTTTGTTACCTTAAAGTTATTAGCTAGATTGGATTGGTCGATCAAGATACAAcatttttcatatatatatactatgagTCATCTGGCCTGTCCTTTATTACAGCACATTTTATTTTATGTCACGGCTGCAGTATGAAGGGCGTGTCCAAGGACTGAAAACGTATTCCTACATTCATGTAATAGCTAGACAATGACATGTAGACCCTGCGGGGCCGGCTACCTAAGCCATATATTCTGAACACTCGTTGTAAGAAGGCAGACATATTTTTCATTGCGAAACACAGAACTTGAGCCAAAGGTTCCTCTACTCGGTCGGGCCGAATCCCTACGTACTCCCTATCTCTCTCACGTTGTCGGCGATCGCCGGCGACCACGGATCTTACAGGTGGTATCAAAGGCGGTCGTTCCTTGGATCCCAACCCTATCCCACCCAGTTCCATCGAAACTTGCTGGATCGCTCTAATCCACCAACCACAGAAACACACGGCGGCTGCATGACAGGAGTCCGGTCCTTGACGCGCggacgcgcgcggcggcggcggcgaggccgaCCTGCTTGCTGGATCCCCATGATCCGGCACAAGCAGCAGCACCAGCAGCGGCGTGGCGACGGACGACGTCGACCCCGAGCGCAAGGCGGCGGCagctagctatatatatatatattatatatatacaagtgctattctacaccctaggtgtagaataatattctacaccaaactgttaTACTGAACAGAATTCAGTATTGTCCAGTACTCGTGTTTCAGTATTTTTCAGTATTGTTCAATGGTCCTGGGTGTACGGCTGGATGATACTGAACGTTGttcagtactgctcagtattttttctactcagttttgacttgtggtgtagaataatattctacatctAAGATTTAACTTGgttacctatatatatatatatatagctgtgtaacataatacaaaaataaataacCACTGTCAAGACTAAAATAAATAACCACTGTCATCGTTAATCCTAATGCAAATAGACCCACCTCGAACTACTTTTGAAATCCACCACCTCCACTTATCACCAAAACCTCTGGATTTTAACATTTCCTCAAGGAAATCTCAACTCACTCTATCATAGGCTTTCTCATAATCAAGTTTTAGAATAACACCTGAATCTTTCTTCCTATGTACCTCATGGACTATTTCATGGGCAGCCACCACACTTTCTAAAATGTATCTACCTTTAATAAAAGCAGTTTGGTTAGAGGCAATCAGTCGATTTGCAAACCTTGATCAGTCTAttgttcaaaagttttccaaaaatcTTGAAACTACAGTTCAGGAGGCTTATAGGTCTAAATTTCTTAAGGATTCTAGCATCAGGTTCCTTAGGAATAAGGGTAATCATAGCAAAGTTTAGTCTGTCTAGATTTAACATGTTATCTTCAAAATCCTTAACTAAATTCATTAAGTCATTTTTAATAGTGTCCCAAAACACCTGGTAGAACAGAAAAGGAAACCCATCTAGACCAGGAGCACCATCAGAATAAGAACTGAAGACCGCCTCTTTAACCTCAGCTTGAGAGAAAGGAGCTTGTAACATAACATTTTCCTCCTCAGAAACTTTCTCATCTTCATCCCAGAAGTCATGACTAAGTCTAACTCCAAGTCTCCTAATTCACTCCAAAGGGTTGGGGTTAGGGCCTAACATATACTCCATCGGGCCACAAGGGTCCAAACCTGTCCAGAGTAAAGGCACTCAAGGAAGAGGTGCTGGCTGTCTCCAAATTCCTTATGCATAGCGCGCAGAAAATAGTTATTTTCCCATCCTCACGCTTGCAATCTTGCTGCTATCCAGAGACTATTCTGGAGAAGGAGCTACAAGAAGAATTTGCATCTCAACGGTGTCCAAGTCTTTCAGATTAGCTTTGGGAAGTTTGATAGTTGCAACCCCTCAAACTGTATTTATAGGCCGAGAGCTTGCCGTGTACACCTTAGAACTGTCCAAAATTCAGACAATAGTGTCCTCCGTGGGCTTCGATTCTTCGTTGGTAAGTCAATGCAAGGACGGCTCATCTGCTAGCCATCCAATGGAATTAACTGGCCCAACAGGGTCTCCAGTTTGGCGGCCATCATCGTGACAACCAAGAATTAGGTCCTGTTTAGTTTCAATATGAAAACTTTTTAACTCATAACATCGAATATTTAAAtatatgtatagagcattaaatatagattaaaaataactaattatacagtttgtatatattttataagataaactatttaaatctaattagtttataattggatatTAATTACTATAGTCACAAATATACTGCAGTATCTCAAAACTTTCCTTTTAGcgaagggccttgtttagttccaaaaatttttgcaaaatatgaatagtacaactttcgtttgtatttgataaatattatccaattatatactaactagactcaaaagattcgtctcgtcaattccgaccaaactgtgtaattagtttttatttttgtctatatttaatactttatgtatgcgtctaaagatttgatatgacggagaatctgaaaaattttgcaaaattttctgggaactaaacaaggcccaaacaaGAACGAATTGGAATGGAAACCCCACCACCTATTTTTTGTATTgtatcttacgacacatgcatgacacattaaatatagatgaaaacaaaaactaaattCATAGTTCAACtgcaaatcacgagatgaatcttttaagcttagagcatctccaagagaccaagtaaaattatattctaaactacaagatttagccattgtgtaaaataaaaaaaactcactcaaagcATAAAGTTCTACAACAGCCTTTGTATAGGATAGCTAGTGATGACGACATGGTATATATgacaaacttgctattttagcaaaccggatagcacatctgttggactttaatttttgctttgaaaatataaaaatagcctagataacatggatagcatatctgttggagttgctcttagttacttcataattggataatgtttgccaaataaaaacgaaaatgctacaggacccaaaaacaaaaaattttggaaactaaacaaggcctaaggagtGCAAAAAGTACAGAATTACAGTTGCAAAGAAAGGAAAAGGAGCTTGCAAAGCTCAAAATTGAAGAGTACAACAAGCATTAGACTATATTCTCTAACTAAGAGAGCCTGCAAGGCTAGGCCCTCATTTTTCTCAAAACTAGTAGGCCGTCAAGTTCCCTCCCCCTCAAACCCTCATTTTTAATGGCTAATGTCAAAACATGTTTATACATCCCACATTTCTAGATTTTTCTTGATGTTTTCCCATTTTGTAGAGCTAAAAGTTTTAAAGAATTTAAAGATATTTTCATGAGCTCTAAATATTTTATCAGGGTTTGTTATATTCCAATCTAtctttagttttttttaaaaaaaaagcttAAAGACATTTTTTTGCGGTTTAAAAACCTTATCAAGTGTGTACCTGATTTTCTTTGGAGGCGAGTATCCTGTGTAGATGCGCATCAACTCAGCCCCTCCGAATCAAAAGAAACCATGAACCCACTTTTGCGAGCACAAGCAAACAACTGAGCAGCACGATCAGCTGAGTCGCGGTGCTGTGAAGGCGGTCGTGCCATGCTGAGCAACAACTGCATCGAACGCTTAGCACGGAGCAGCGGTGGTCAGTAACTTGCGTGGGGTATGATCGGTTAGAGGGGCTAAAGTTTAATAGGTATTGTAGCATATTTGTAACTATAGCGATCagtgttcaatcatgaactgattaggcttaaaaaattatcttgtaaattattctttagctgtgtttttagttttataaataatttatatttaatacttcatgtatatgtctAAACATGTGATGTGATAGGAACTAAAGTTTAACTGCGTGAACCAAATAGGGCCTTAGAGATTTCTTTTGTTCACCTGACAATAGAataaaggggtgtttggtttggaaggtaaagtttaataggtactgtagcagtttcatcttatttgacaattagtatctaatcatggactaattatgcttaaaaga is a window from the Sorghum bicolor cultivar BTx623 chromosome 5, Sorghum_bicolor_NCBIv3, whole genome shotgun sequence genome containing:
- the LOC8080003 gene encoding LOW QUALITY PROTEIN: GDSL esterase/lipase At5g03600 (The sequence of the model RefSeq protein was modified relative to this genomic sequence to represent the inferred CDS: deleted 1 base in 1 codon), with the translated sequence MLFVFGDTFVDPAGNLAPTSEKSKASRQWFYPYGRSDSAHHNNPTGRVSDGLVQSDFLGSKDDVDASGVNFATAGASAYDSLSRQIDKLSRLVTRGTIEDRDLDDSIGVALIAFNGAGDYASVTVSTSSDQVMALSDKVTDAIADGVKRACCTGTHERDADGGYCGREDASGTPQYTLCSNPQDFFYWDYMHPTQAGWNAVMDRLQGSIHDFLRN